A genomic window from Variovorax paradoxus includes:
- a CDS encoding TrmH family RNA methyltransferase — MTSDTGASHISSRDNPLLKDLRKLAQDPGAYRKLGRLWLEGDHLCRAALARGVKPAIAVFSESFWPQAPAEWASSAIKTVVVADDLLRGISGLESPAPMGFVLDLPSRPELIPEAPSVVLDRLQDAGNAGSILRSAAAFGFTQVIALKGTAALWAPKVLRAGMGAHFGLRLIEGVDADVLDGLKVPLVATSSHHGEWLHKAELPHPCAWLMGHEGQGVSPVLEARATHHIRIAQPGGEESLNVAAAAAICLHASGAALQAK, encoded by the coding sequence ATGACCTCCGACACCGGCGCCAGCCACATCAGCTCGCGCGACAACCCGCTGCTCAAAGACCTGCGCAAGCTTGCGCAGGACCCGGGTGCTTACCGCAAGCTCGGCCGCCTTTGGCTCGAAGGCGACCATCTGTGTCGGGCGGCGCTGGCGCGGGGTGTCAAGCCCGCGATTGCCGTGTTTTCGGAGTCTTTCTGGCCCCAAGCACCTGCTGAATGGGCGAGCAGTGCTATCAAAACTGTAGTGGTTGCCGACGACCTGTTGCGCGGCATCAGCGGGTTGGAATCGCCTGCACCCATGGGCTTCGTGCTCGACCTGCCATCCCGCCCGGAACTGATTCCTGAAGCTCCCAGCGTTGTGCTCGACCGTCTGCAGGACGCCGGCAATGCGGGTTCCATCCTGCGCAGCGCCGCCGCTTTCGGCTTTACCCAGGTGATCGCGCTCAAGGGCACGGCCGCGCTGTGGGCGCCGAAGGTGCTGCGCGCCGGCATGGGCGCCCATTTCGGCCTGCGGCTGATCGAAGGCGTGGACGCCGACGTGCTCGACGGTCTGAAAGTGCCGCTGGTGGCGACCAGTTCGCACCATGGCGAGTGGCTCCACAAGGCCGAACTGCCGCACCCCTGCGCCTGGCTCATGGGCCACGAGGGGCAGGGCGTTTCGCCCGTGCTGGAAGCCCGGGCGACCCACCACATCCGCATCGCGCAGCCGGGCGGCGAGGAGTCGCTCAACGTGGCTGCCGCCGCCGCGATCTGCCTGCATGCGAGCGGAGCAGCCCTGCAGGCCAAATAA
- the carA gene encoding glutamine-hydrolyzing carbamoyl-phosphate synthase small subunit — translation MLLSLKGSFPPAILALADGTVFQGNSIGAAGSTTGEVVFNTAMTGYQEILTDPSYCQQIVTLTYPHIGNYGVNGEDIEADKIHAAGLIIKDLPLVASNFRKTATLTEYLVSGKTVAIANIDTRKLTRHLRTHGAQNGCILGLAEGETVTQALIDKAIAAAKAAPSMSGLDLAKVVSVKQTYEWTETEWKLGSGYGVQITPKFHVVAFDYGVKKNILRMIAQRGARITVVPAQTPAADVLKLKPDGIFLANGPGDPEPCDYAISAVKELIETGIPTFGICLGHQIMALASGAKTFKMKFGHHGANHPVKDLDNGRVSITSQNHGFAVDEKSLPANLRPTHISLFDNTLQGLARTDKPAFCFQGHPEASPGPHDIGYLFDRFTALMEKNKTEKTEKENA, via the coding sequence GTGCTTTTGTCTCTCAAGGGAAGTTTCCCGCCCGCCATCCTGGCGCTCGCAGACGGCACGGTCTTTCAAGGCAATTCGATCGGAGCCGCCGGCTCTACGACCGGTGAAGTGGTGTTCAACACCGCCATGACCGGTTACCAGGAAATCCTCACCGACCCGAGCTACTGCCAGCAGATCGTGACGCTCACGTATCCGCACATCGGCAACTACGGCGTCAACGGGGAAGACATCGAAGCCGACAAGATCCATGCCGCGGGCCTGATCATCAAGGACCTGCCTCTCGTCGCCTCCAACTTTCGCAAGACTGCCACGCTGACCGAATACCTCGTGTCCGGCAAGACGGTGGCCATCGCGAACATCGACACCCGCAAGCTCACACGCCACCTGCGCACCCACGGTGCTCAGAACGGCTGCATCCTGGGCCTGGCCGAAGGCGAGACTGTGACGCAGGCACTGATCGACAAGGCCATCGCCGCCGCCAAGGCCGCACCGAGCATGTCGGGCCTCGACCTCGCCAAGGTGGTGTCGGTCAAGCAGACCTACGAATGGACCGAAACCGAGTGGAAGCTGGGTTCGGGCTACGGCGTGCAGATCACGCCGAAATTCCACGTTGTCGCCTTCGACTACGGCGTCAAGAAGAACATCCTGCGCATGATCGCGCAGCGCGGCGCGCGCATCACCGTGGTACCGGCGCAGACGCCCGCGGCCGACGTGCTCAAGCTCAAACCCGATGGCATCTTCCTGGCCAACGGCCCCGGCGACCCGGAGCCTTGCGACTACGCCATCAGCGCCGTCAAGGAACTGATCGAGACCGGCATTCCCACCTTCGGCATCTGCCTGGGCCACCAGATCATGGCGCTGGCCTCCGGCGCGAAGACCTTCAAGATGAAGTTCGGCCACCATGGCGCGAACCATCCGGTGAAGGATCTCGACAACGGCCGAGTGAGCATCACCAGCCAGAACCACGGCTTCGCAGTCGACGAGAAGTCGCTGCCGGCCAACCTGCGTCCCACCCACATCAGCCTGTTCGACAACACGCTGCAGGGCCTGGCGCGCACCGACAAGCCCGCGTTCTGCTTCCAGGGCCACCCTGAAGCCTCGCCGGGTCCGCACGACATCGGCTACCTGTTCGATCGCTTCACGGCACTCATGGAAAAGAACAAGACGGAAAAGACGGAGAAAGAGAATGCCTAA
- the carB gene encoding carbamoyl-phosphate synthase large subunit yields MPKRTDLKSILIIGAGPIIIGQACEFDYSGVQACKALREEGYKVILINSNPATIMTDPATADVTYIEPITWQTVEKIIAKERPDAILPTMGGQTALNCALDLWRNGVLDKYTGAATNKPVELIGATPEAIDKAEDRLKFKDAMTKIGLGSARSGIAHSMDEAWAVQKSVGFPTVIRPSFTLGGTGGGIAYNPEEFETICKRGIEASPTNELLIEESLLGWKEYEMEVVRDKADNCIIVCSIENLDPMGVHTGDSITVAPAQTLSDKEYQILRNASLAVLREIGVDTGGSNVQFSINPKDGRMVVIEMNPRVSRSSALASKATGFPIAKVAAKLAVGYTLDELRNEITGGATPASFEPSIDYVVTKIPRFAFEKFPQADSRLTTQMKSVGEVMAMGRTFQESFQKALRGLEVGVDGLNEKTQDREVLEKELGEPGPERIWYVGDAFAMGLSVDEVFALTKIDPWFLVQIEEIVKIELELETKSLDDIDRDTLLALKKKGFSDRRLAKQLKTTDTAIREKRRALGVRPVYKRVDTCAAEFATNTAYMYSTYEDECEADPTDKKKIMVLGGGPNRIGQGIEFDYCCVHAALAMREDGYETIMVNCNPETVSTDYDTSDRLYFEPLTLEDVLEIVDKEKPLGVIVQYGGQTPLKLALDLEANGVPIIGTSPDMIDAAEDRERFQKLLHELGLRQPPNATARTEPEALEKAAALGYPLVVRPSYVLGGRAMEIVHEQRDLERYMREAVKVSNDSPVLLDRFLNDAVECDVDCIRDAEGGTLIGGVMEHIEQAGVHSGDSACSLPPYSLNADTVAELKRQSAAMAAALNVVGLMNVQFAIQQKDGKDVIYVLEVNPRASRTVPYVSKATGIQLAKVAARCMAGQSLKSQGITKEVTPPYFSVKEAVFPFVKFPGVDTILGPEMKSTGEVMGVGKTFGEAFVKSQLGAGTHLPKSGKVFISVKNNDKARAVEVARGLAKLGFELIATKGTAAAISAAGIECATVNKVTEGRPHIVDMIKNNEIALVINTVEERRNAITDSRQIRTSALLARVTTFTTIFGAEAAVEGMGFMDELGVISVQEMHAQLASA; encoded by the coding sequence ATGCCTAAGCGCACAGACCTCAAATCGATCCTCATCATCGGCGCCGGCCCGATCATCATCGGCCAGGCCTGCGAGTTCGACTACTCCGGCGTGCAAGCCTGCAAGGCGTTGCGCGAAGAGGGCTACAAGGTCATCCTGATCAACAGCAACCCCGCGACGATCATGACCGACCCGGCCACGGCCGACGTCACCTACATCGAGCCCATCACCTGGCAGACGGTCGAAAAAATCATCGCCAAGGAGCGCCCCGACGCGATCCTGCCGACCATGGGTGGCCAGACTGCGCTCAACTGCGCGCTCGACCTCTGGCGCAACGGCGTGCTCGACAAGTACACCGGCGCGGCCACCAACAAGCCGGTCGAGCTGATCGGCGCCACGCCCGAAGCCATCGACAAGGCCGAAGACCGCTTGAAGTTCAAGGACGCGATGACCAAGATCGGGCTGGGCTCGGCCCGCTCCGGCATCGCTCACTCGATGGACGAAGCCTGGGCGGTTCAGAAGAGCGTCGGCTTCCCGACGGTCATCCGTCCCAGCTTCACGCTCGGCGGCACCGGCGGCGGCATCGCCTACAACCCGGAAGAGTTCGAGACCATCTGCAAGCGCGGCATCGAAGCCTCGCCGACCAACGAACTGCTGATTGAAGAATCGCTGCTCGGCTGGAAAGAGTACGAGATGGAAGTCGTGCGCGACAAGGCCGACAACTGCATCATCGTCTGCTCGATCGAAAACCTCGACCCGATGGGCGTGCACACCGGCGACTCGATCACCGTGGCCCCCGCGCAGACGCTGAGCGACAAGGAATACCAGATCCTGCGCAATGCCTCGCTGGCCGTGCTGCGCGAGATCGGCGTCGACACCGGCGGCTCGAACGTGCAGTTCTCCATCAACCCGAAGGACGGCCGCATGGTCGTCATCGAGATGAATCCGCGCGTATCGCGTTCGTCGGCGCTGGCCTCCAAGGCCACGGGCTTCCCGATCGCCAAGGTCGCGGCCAAGCTGGCCGTGGGTTACACGCTCGACGAGCTGCGCAACGAAATCACGGGTGGTGCCACGCCCGCGTCGTTTGAACCGTCGATCGACTACGTGGTCACCAAGATCCCGCGTTTCGCGTTCGAGAAATTCCCGCAGGCCGACTCGCGCCTCACGACGCAGATGAAGTCGGTGGGCGAAGTGATGGCCATGGGCCGCACCTTCCAGGAGTCATTCCAGAAGGCCCTGCGCGGCCTTGAAGTGGGCGTCGACGGCCTCAACGAGAAGACGCAAGACCGCGAAGTGCTCGAGAAGGAACTGGGCGAGCCCGGCCCCGAGCGCATCTGGTACGTGGGCGATGCCTTTGCCATGGGCTTGAGCGTCGATGAAGTGTTCGCGCTGACCAAGATCGACCCGTGGTTCCTGGTGCAGATCGAAGAGATCGTGAAGATCGAACTCGAGCTCGAAACCAAGTCGCTCGACGACATCGACCGCGACACGCTGCTGGCGCTGAAGAAGAAGGGCTTTTCCGACCGCCGCCTCGCCAAGCAGTTGAAGACCACCGACACGGCCATCCGTGAGAAGCGCCGCGCCCTGGGCGTGCGCCCGGTCTACAAGCGCGTCGACACCTGCGCAGCCGAGTTCGCGACCAACACGGCCTACATGTACTCGACCTACGAGGACGAGTGTGAAGCCGACCCGACGGACAAGAAGAAGATCATGGTGCTCGGCGGCGGCCCTAACCGCATCGGCCAGGGCATCGAGTTCGACTACTGCTGCGTGCACGCCGCGCTCGCCATGCGCGAGGACGGCTACGAGACCATCATGGTCAACTGCAACCCCGAGACCGTGTCGACCGACTACGACACCTCGGACCGCCTGTACTTCGAGCCGCTGACGCTCGAAGACGTGCTCGAGATCGTCGACAAGGAAAAGCCGCTCGGCGTGATCGTGCAGTACGGCGGCCAGACGCCTTTGAAGCTCGCGCTCGACCTCGAAGCGAATGGCGTGCCGATCATCGGCACCTCGCCCGACATGATCGACGCAGCCGAAGACCGCGAGCGCTTCCAGAAGCTGTTGCATGAGCTGGGCCTGCGCCAGCCGCCAAATGCCACCGCGCGCACCGAACCCGAAGCCCTAGAAAAGGCCGCGGCCCTCGGTTATCCGCTGGTGGTGCGCCCGAGCTACGTGCTCGGCGGCCGCGCGATGGAAATCGTGCACGAGCAGCGTGACCTCGAGCGCTACATGCGTGAAGCCGTCAAGGTCAGCAACGATTCGCCGGTGCTGCTCGACCGCTTCCTGAACGACGCTGTCGAGTGTGACGTCGACTGCATCCGCGACGCCGAAGGCGGCACGCTGATCGGCGGCGTGATGGAGCACATCGAACAGGCCGGCGTGCACTCGGGCGACTCCGCCTGCTCGCTGCCGCCCTACAGCCTGAATGCCGACACGGTGGCCGAGCTGAAGCGCCAGAGCGCCGCGATGGCGGCCGCGCTGAACGTGGTCGGCCTGATGAACGTGCAGTTCGCGATCCAGCAGAAGGACGGCAAGGACGTCATCTACGTGCTCGAAGTGAACCCGCGTGCTTCCCGCACCGTGCCTTACGTGAGCAAGGCCACGGGCATCCAGCTCGCCAAGGTTGCGGCTCGCTGCATGGCGGGCCAGTCGCTGAAGTCGCAGGGCATCACGAAGGAAGTGACGCCGCCGTACTTCAGCGTGAAGGAAGCCGTGTTCCCGTTCGTCAAGTTCCCGGGCGTGGACACCATCCTCGGCCCCGAGATGAAGTCGACCGGCGAAGTGATGGGCGTGGGCAAGACCTTCGGCGAAGCCTTCGTGAAGTCGCAGCTGGGTGCTGGCACGCACCTGCCGAAGTCGGGCAAGGTCTTCATCTCGGTGAAGAACAACGACAAGGCGCGCGCGGTCGAAGTGGCACGCGGCCTGGCGAAGCTGGGCTTCGAGCTGATCGCCACCAAGGGCACGGCCGCCGCCATCAGCGCCGCCGGCATCGAGTGCGCGACGGTGAACAAGGTGACCGAAGGTCGCCCGCACATCGTGGACATGATCAAGAACAACGAGATTGCCCTGGTCATCAACACGGTGGAAGAGCGCCGCAACGCGATCACCGACTCGCGGCAGATCCGCACCTCGGCGCTGCTGGCGCGCGTGACCACCTTCACCACGATCTTCGGCGCCGAAGCCGCGGTCGAGGGCATGGGCTTCATGGACGAACTCGGCGTGATCTCGGTGCAGGAGATGCACGCGCAACTGGCCTCCGCCTGA
- a CDS encoding Kdo hydroxylase family protein, producing METQLVELDLTDWNAATPNEAWIAELEAGKVLYFPRLGFELLPEERSLLTPSLLSPDVRNISLDANGKLKGAVGDEAVQRAAAAMVGRFRAQATQLIHGLLPHYTPALRLAPTSYRPAKVETRVQSWRADDRRLHVDSFPSRPNYGERILRVFTNVNPEGAPRVWRVGEPFEDIAKRFLPSAKPYVRWQAKLLRALRVTKSFRSEYDHLMLQLHDGMKSDMAYQENSPQETAKFPPGSVWVCFSDQTSHAVMAGQYMLEQTLHLAASKQYNPESSPLAILSRLTGRTLV from the coding sequence ATGGAAACGCAGCTCGTCGAACTGGACCTGACGGACTGGAATGCGGCCACGCCCAACGAGGCGTGGATCGCGGAACTCGAAGCGGGCAAGGTGCTGTACTTTCCGCGCCTGGGCTTCGAGCTTCTGCCCGAAGAGCGCAGCCTGCTCACGCCCAGCCTGCTGTCGCCCGACGTGCGCAACATCAGCCTCGATGCCAACGGTAAGCTCAAGGGCGCGGTTGGCGACGAGGCGGTGCAGCGCGCGGCAGCCGCGATGGTGGGGCGCTTTCGGGCGCAGGCCACGCAGCTGATTCATGGGCTGCTGCCGCACTACACGCCGGCCTTGCGGCTGGCGCCCACCAGCTACCGGCCGGCGAAGGTCGAGACGCGGGTGCAGTCGTGGCGTGCTGATGACCGGCGTTTGCACGTCGATTCATTCCCGTCGCGGCCGAACTACGGCGAGCGCATCTTGCGCGTCTTCACCAACGTCAATCCTGAAGGTGCGCCACGCGTGTGGCGCGTGGGTGAGCCTTTCGAGGACATCGCCAAGCGCTTCCTGCCGAGTGCCAAGCCTTATGTGCGCTGGCAGGCAAAGCTGCTGCGCGCGTTGCGCGTGACCAAGTCGTTCCGCAGCGAGTACGACCACCTGATGCTGCAGCTGCACGACGGCATGAAGTCGGACATGGCATACCAGGAAAACTCGCCGCAGGAAACCGCCAAATTCCCGCCGGGCTCGGTGTGGGTGTGCTTCTCGGACCAGACCTCGCACGCCGTGATGGCGGGCCAGTACATGCTCGAGCAGACCCTTCATCTGGCCGCTTCCAAGCAATACAATCCCGAATCGAGCCCGCTCGCCATCCTGAGCCGGCTGACCGGACGCACACTCGTCTGA